Proteins from a genomic interval of Micromonospora sp. NBC_00389:
- a CDS encoding VOC family protein: MAHLGLVALLVREYDEAIDFYVGGLGFELVEDTARPDGSRWVVVRPPGARETALLLARPSSAEQQARIGDQTGGRVGLFLYTEDFARDHARMVAAGVRFLEEPRHEAYGSVAVFADLYGNRWDLLQPRSTG, translated from the coding sequence ATGGCACATCTGGGACTGGTCGCGCTGCTGGTACGGGAGTACGACGAGGCGATCGACTTCTACGTCGGCGGCCTCGGCTTCGAGTTGGTGGAGGACACCGCCCGCCCGGACGGCTCCCGCTGGGTGGTGGTCCGCCCGCCGGGCGCCCGGGAGACGGCGCTGCTGCTGGCCCGGCCGAGCAGTGCGGAGCAGCAGGCCCGGATCGGCGACCAGACCGGCGGCCGGGTCGGCCTGTTCCTGTACACCGAGGACTTCGCCCGGGACCATGCCCGGATGGTCGCGGCCGGGGTGCGGTTCCTGGAGGAGCCGCGGCACGAGGCGTACGGCTCGGTCGCGGTCTTCGCCGACCTGTACGGCAACCGGTGGGACCTGCTCCAGCCTCGCAGCACAGGGTGA
- a CDS encoding response regulator transcription factor produces MGADPVAEVTGDRPVGVAIVDDHPVVVDGVRAWLATEPRLTVLATGDDPDEVLRAAPDADVVLLDLRLHGRMVLDKLAELSATGRRVVVYSEHTDPETMLAALDAGAVAFLAKHEGREHCVATVLAAASDRAYVPPALAGAMVGDPRPDRPTLSDKEREALLLWFQSMSKASVARRMRISEHTVKQYVDRARIKYTRAGRPAATKAALLARAIEDGLVRPEEIGIYRSQATHDRPTP; encoded by the coding sequence ATGGGCGCAGACCCGGTGGCGGAAGTGACCGGCGACCGGCCGGTCGGGGTGGCGATCGTCGACGACCACCCGGTGGTGGTCGACGGGGTGCGCGCCTGGCTCGCCACCGAGCCGAGGCTGACCGTGCTGGCCACCGGGGACGACCCGGACGAGGTGCTGCGGGCGGCGCCGGACGCCGATGTGGTCCTGCTCGACCTCCGCCTGCACGGTCGGATGGTGCTGGACAAGCTGGCCGAGCTGAGCGCCACCGGGCGGCGGGTGGTGGTCTACTCGGAGCACACCGACCCGGAGACGATGCTCGCCGCGTTGGACGCCGGGGCGGTGGCGTTCCTGGCCAAGCACGAGGGCCGGGAGCACTGTGTGGCGACCGTGCTGGCCGCGGCGAGCGACCGCGCGTACGTGCCGCCGGCGCTGGCCGGCGCGATGGTCGGCGACCCGCGACCGGACCGGCCGACGCTGTCCGACAAGGAGCGCGAAGCGCTGCTGCTCTGGTTCCAGTCGATGTCCAAGGCGTCGGTGGCTCGCCGGATGCGGATCAGCGAGCACACGGTCAAGCAGTATGTCGACCGTGCGCGGATCAAGTACACCCGGGCGGGGCGGCCGGCCGCCACAAAGGCGGCGCTGCTCGCCCGGGCGATCGAGGACGGCCTTGTCCGCCCGGAGGAGATCGGCATCTACCGGTCACAGGCGACGCACGACCGGCCGACCCCCTAA
- a CDS encoding excinuclease ABC subunit UvrA, protein MSKATGKATQSPELHAADRHDLIRVQGARVNNLKDVSVELPKRRLTVFTGVSGSGKSSLVFGTIAAESQRMINETYSAFVQGFMPTLARPEVDVLDGLTTAIIVDQQRMGGDARSTVGTATDANAMLRILFSRLGQPHVGSPQAFSFNVASISGAGAVTLERAGKTVKERREFSITGGMCPRCEGRGNVSDIDLTQLYDDSKSIAEGAFTIPGWKSDSFWTVRTYAESGLLDPNKPIRTFTKKEMHDFLYREPTKVKVEGVNLTYEGLIPKIQKSFLSKDVDTLQPHIRAFVERAVTFTSCPECGGSRLSEAARSSKIDGVNIADVCAMQISDLAKWVRGLDKPSVAPLLAKLQHTLDSFVEIGLGYLSLDRSSGTLSGGEAQRTKMIRHLGSSLTDVTYVFDEPTIGLHPHDIQRMNDLLLRLRDKGNTVLVVEHKPEAIAIADHVVDLGPGAGTEGGEVVFEGTVEGLRTSGTRTGQHLDDRAALKPSVRTPSGALEVRGASTHNLQDVDVDIPLGVLVVLTGVAGSGKSSLIHGSVSGRDGVVSVDQAAIKGSRRSNPATYTGLLDPIRKAFAKANGVKPALFSANSEGACPACNGAGVIYTDLGIMAGVATLCEECEGKRFQASVLEYHLGGRDISEVLAMSVTEAEKFFGSGHAHTPAAHAILDRLADVGLGYLSLGQPLTTLSGGERQRLKLATRMAEKGGVYILDEPTTGLHLADVEQLLGLLDRLVDSGKSVIVVEHHQAVMAHADWIIDLGPGAGHDGGRVVFEGTPADLVAARSTLTGEHLAAYVGT, encoded by the coding sequence ATGAGCAAGGCCACGGGGAAGGCCACGCAGTCGCCTGAGCTGCACGCTGCCGACCGCCACGATCTGATCCGCGTGCAGGGCGCCCGCGTGAACAACCTCAAGGACGTCAGCGTCGAGCTGCCGAAGCGCCGGTTGACGGTGTTCACCGGCGTCTCCGGCTCCGGCAAGAGCTCGCTGGTGTTCGGCACGATCGCCGCGGAGTCACAGCGGATGATCAACGAGACGTACAGCGCCTTCGTGCAGGGCTTCATGCCGACGCTGGCGCGGCCCGAGGTCGACGTGCTCGACGGGCTGACGACCGCGATCATCGTCGACCAGCAGCGGATGGGTGGCGACGCCCGGTCCACGGTCGGCACCGCCACCGACGCCAACGCGATGCTGCGCATCCTCTTCAGCCGGCTCGGGCAGCCGCACGTCGGCTCGCCCCAGGCCTTCTCCTTCAACGTCGCCTCGATCAGCGGGGCGGGTGCGGTCACCCTGGAGCGCGCCGGAAAGACCGTCAAGGAACGTCGCGAATTCAGCATCACCGGCGGTATGTGTCCGCGCTGCGAGGGCCGGGGCAACGTCTCCGACATCGACCTCACCCAGCTCTACGACGACTCCAAGTCGATCGCCGAGGGCGCGTTCACCATCCCGGGCTGGAAGTCGGACAGCTTCTGGACGGTGCGGACCTACGCCGAGTCGGGCCTCCTCGATCCGAACAAGCCGATCCGCACGTTCACGAAGAAGGAGATGCACGACTTCCTGTACCGGGAGCCGACCAAGGTGAAGGTCGAGGGCGTGAACCTCACCTACGAGGGTCTGATCCCGAAGATCCAGAAGTCGTTCCTGTCCAAGGACGTCGACACGCTGCAGCCGCACATCCGCGCCTTCGTGGAGCGGGCGGTGACGTTCACCTCCTGCCCTGAGTGCGGCGGCAGCCGGCTCAGCGAGGCGGCTCGGTCGTCGAAGATCGACGGGGTCAACATCGCCGACGTGTGCGCCATGCAGATCAGCGACCTCGCCAAGTGGGTACGCGGTCTGGACAAGCCATCCGTCGCGCCCCTGCTGGCGAAGCTGCAACACACGCTCGACTCGTTCGTGGAGATCGGGCTGGGCTATCTCAGCCTCGACCGGTCGTCCGGGACCCTGTCGGGCGGCGAGGCCCAGCGGACCAAGATGATCCGCCACCTCGGGTCGTCGCTCACCGACGTCACCTACGTGTTCGACGAGCCGACGATCGGGCTGCACCCGCACGACATCCAGCGGATGAACGACCTGCTGCTGCGGCTGCGGGACAAGGGCAACACGGTGCTGGTCGTGGAGCACAAGCCGGAGGCGATCGCGATCGCCGACCACGTCGTCGACCTCGGCCCGGGCGCCGGCACCGAGGGCGGTGAGGTGGTGTTCGAGGGCACCGTCGAGGGGCTGCGGACCAGTGGCACCCGCACCGGGCAGCACCTGGACGACCGCGCCGCCCTGAAGCCGTCGGTGCGGACGCCGTCGGGGGCACTGGAGGTACGCGGCGCCAGCACCCACAACCTGCAGGACGTTGACGTCGACATCCCGCTCGGCGTCCTGGTCGTCCTCACCGGGGTGGCGGGCTCGGGCAAGAGTTCGCTGATCCACGGCTCGGTGTCGGGCCGGGACGGCGTGGTGTCGGTCGACCAGGCCGCGATCAAGGGCTCGCGGCGCAGCAACCCGGCGACGTACACCGGGCTGTTGGACCCGATCCGCAAGGCGTTCGCGAAGGCCAACGGTGTGAAGCCCGCGCTGTTCAGCGCCAACTCCGAGGGGGCCTGCCCCGCCTGCAACGGTGCCGGCGTCATCTACACCGATCTGGGGATCATGGCCGGCGTCGCCACCCTCTGCGAGGAGTGCGAGGGAAAGCGGTTCCAGGCATCGGTGCTGGAGTACCACCTCGGCGGCCGTGACATCAGCGAGGTGCTGGCGATGTCGGTGACCGAGGCCGAGAAGTTCTTCGGCTCCGGCCACGCGCACACGCCGGCCGCGCACGCCATCCTCGACCGGCTCGCCGACGTCGGGCTCGGCTACCTCAGCCTCGGCCAGCCGCTCACCACGCTGTCCGGCGGCGAGCGGCAGCGGCTCAAGCTGGCCACTCGGATGGCCGAGAAGGGCGGCGTCTACATCCTCGACGAGCCGACCACCGGTCTGCACCTCGCCGACGTCGAGCAGTTGCTCGGCCTGCTGGACCGGCTCGTCGACTCCGGCAAGTCGGTCATCGTCGTCGAGCACCACCAGGCGGTCATGGCGCACGCCGACTGGATCATCGACCTTGGCCCCGGTGCTGGCCACGACGGCGGCCGGGTCGTCTTCGAGGGCACACCCGCCGACCTCGTCGCCGCCCGCTCCACCCTCACCGGCGAGCACCTCGCGGCCTACGTCGGCACCTGA
- a CDS encoding isochorismatase family protein, translated as MSRAALVVVDVQESFRQRPIWAYGSNPDLVRQVDRLVAAARQRGDLVVWVLHSEPGTGGVFDPALGHVRLIDGLVPAEGEPTLVKTAHNAFSTTNLQQLLTLAGIHDLTVCGIRTEQCVETTTRVGADLGYRMTFVTDATLTFPTPHRDLPETATVEEILADPRTLSAEEMVTRTEYALAGRFATIRTVDELTGATLTGVRG; from the coding sequence ATGAGCAGAGCAGCACTCGTCGTTGTCGACGTCCAGGAGTCCTTCCGCCAGCGCCCGATCTGGGCGTACGGCTCCAACCCCGACCTGGTCCGGCAGGTCGACCGGCTGGTCGCCGCCGCCCGCCAGCGCGGCGACCTGGTGGTCTGGGTCCTGCACTCCGAGCCCGGCACGGGCGGGGTGTTCGACCCGGCCCTCGGGCACGTGCGGCTGATCGACGGTCTGGTCCCGGCCGAGGGTGAACCGACGCTGGTCAAGACCGCGCACAACGCGTTCAGCACCACCAACCTCCAGCAACTGCTCACCCTGGCCGGCATCCACGACCTCACCGTCTGCGGCATCCGGACCGAGCAGTGCGTCGAGACCACCACCCGGGTCGGCGCGGACCTCGGCTACCGGATGACGTTCGTCACCGACGCCACGCTGACCTTCCCCACCCCGCACCGGGACCTGCCGGAGACCGCCACCGTCGAGGAGATCCTCGCCGACCCGCGCACGCTCTCGGCCGAGGAGATGGTCACCCGCACCGAGTACGCGCTGGCCGGCCGCTTCGCGACCATCCGCACGGTGGACGAGTTGACGGGTGCGACCCTGACCGGCGTCCGGGGCTGA
- a CDS encoding helix-turn-helix transcriptional regulator, protein MTSKPDAAQRLSDLARLRRVRDRIDREYAQPLDVEALARGAHMSAGHLSREFRLAYGESPYSYLMTRRIERAMAMLRRGDLSVTEVCFAVGCSSLGTFSTRFTELVGVPPSTYRREAAAATAGMPSCVAKQVTRPVRNREAPAPGPRLA, encoded by the coding sequence GTGACCAGCAAACCCGACGCGGCGCAGCGCCTGAGCGACCTGGCGCGGCTGCGCCGTGTCCGCGACCGGATCGACCGGGAGTACGCACAGCCGCTGGACGTCGAGGCGCTCGCCCGTGGCGCGCACATGTCCGCCGGGCACCTCAGCCGCGAGTTCCGGCTCGCCTACGGCGAGTCGCCGTACAGCTATCTCATGACGCGGCGTATCGAGCGTGCGATGGCAATGCTGCGCCGTGGCGACCTCAGCGTCACCGAAGTCTGTTTCGCGGTCGGCTGCTCGTCACTGGGCACCTTCAGCACCCGCTTCACGGAGTTGGTCGGTGTGCCGCCCAGCACCTACCGGCGCGAGGCGGCGGCCGCGACGGCGGGGATGCCGTCCTGCGTGGCGAAACAGGTGACCAGACCGGTCAGGAATCGAGAAGCGCCGGCTCCCGGGCCGCGCCTAGCGTGA
- a CDS encoding VOC family protein, with the protein MQITIHSSFLPHTDPDASLAFYRDTLGFEVRNDVGYEGMRWITVGPADQPDTSIVLHPPTASPGITDDERRTILELMAKGSYFGVNLATADLDATFAKLEASDAEVVQEPTEQPYGVRDCAFRDPAGNMVRIQELR; encoded by the coding sequence ATGCAGATCACCATTCACTCGAGCTTCCTCCCGCACACCGACCCGGACGCCTCGCTGGCCTTCTACCGCGACACCCTCGGCTTCGAGGTTCGGAACGACGTCGGATACGAGGGGATGCGCTGGATCACCGTCGGCCCCGCCGACCAGCCCGACACGTCCATCGTCCTGCACCCGCCGACCGCCAGCCCCGGCATCACCGACGACGAGCGGCGCACCATCCTTGAGCTGATGGCCAAGGGCAGCTACTTCGGCGTCAACCTGGCCACCGCCGACCTCGACGCCACCTTCGCCAAACTGGAGGCCAGCGATGCCGAGGTCGTCCAGGAGCCGACCGAGCAGCCGTACGGCGTCCGCGACTGCGCCTTCCGCGACCCCGCGGGCAACATGGTCCGCATTCAGGAACTGCGCTAG
- a CDS encoding GlxA family transcriptional regulator codes for MTRVVFLLVPQLHLLDLAGPAQVFSSAADLGYDYRLHYVAEREQVPSVQGVPLVAETRWPELTPDDLVLVPGWRPSAHGPQGPVSATDLRRLAEHHAAGGTVASVCAGAYALGRAGLLDGRRCTTHHEVQDDLTRRYPAARVARDVLYVVDDRVVTSAGIASGIDVALHLVATRHGPATAARIARTLVVYARRNGHEPQASAMMRHRSHLSDAVHRVQDLIDGRYAEPLPLADLAAAGGVAERTLTRLFRATTGLTPLGYQQLLRVERAEHLIGHGATVEAAARTVGFTDARMLRRLRARSTRSAPAPNGSSRPGTGTPLAASPAG; via the coding sequence GTGACCCGGGTCGTCTTCCTGCTGGTCCCGCAGCTGCACCTGCTGGACCTCGCCGGGCCAGCCCAGGTCTTCTCCAGCGCCGCCGACCTCGGGTACGACTACCGACTGCACTACGTCGCCGAACGGGAGCAGGTGCCCAGCGTGCAGGGCGTACCGCTGGTCGCCGAGACCCGATGGCCCGAGCTGACCCCGGACGACCTGGTGCTGGTACCCGGTTGGCGACCGTCGGCGCACGGCCCGCAGGGACCGGTGTCGGCGACCGACCTGCGGCGGCTCGCCGAGCACCACGCGGCCGGAGGCACGGTGGCCAGCGTCTGCGCCGGTGCGTACGCCCTCGGTCGGGCCGGGTTGCTCGACGGCCGGCGCTGCACCACCCACCACGAGGTGCAGGACGACCTGACCCGCCGGTACCCGGCGGCCCGGGTGGCCCGCGACGTGCTGTACGTGGTCGACGACCGGGTGGTCACCTCGGCCGGCATCGCCAGCGGCATCGACGTGGCGCTGCACCTGGTGGCCACCCGGCACGGCCCGGCGACCGCCGCCCGGATCGCCCGCACGCTGGTCGTCTACGCCCGGCGCAACGGGCACGAGCCGCAGGCCAGCGCGATGATGCGGCATCGCTCGCACCTGTCCGACGCGGTGCACCGGGTGCAGGACCTGATCGACGGCCGGTACGCCGAGCCGCTGCCGCTCGCCGACCTGGCCGCTGCCGGCGGCGTGGCGGAACGGACGCTGACCCGGCTGTTCCGCGCGACCACCGGGCTCACCCCGCTCGGCTACCAGCAGTTGCTACGGGTGGAACGCGCCGAGCACCTGATCGGGCACGGCGCGACGGTGGAGGCCGCCGCGCGGACGGTCGGCTTCACCGACGCCCGGATGCTGCGCCGCCTGCGAGCCCGCTCCACGAGGTCGGCTCCGGCACCGAACGGTAGTAGTCGTCCCGGGACCGGAACTCCACTGGCAGCGAGCCCGGCAGGGTGA
- a CDS encoding sensor histidine kinase produces the protein MPAVATPTAPPPALDNPAGGAFGLIFTTLPALLRLTCGLVGAVVALSVRTPPVEPALLLPGVAALTGWSVWYAARALRHGITPALVAGDVAVTAVACLLIPRLVAPGVLPGEGSWIAVLASTTVINTQATAPARWSIPAGLLVTAAYAAGAQGAGNPTEARAHAATLLVQTACTAMMTAVMRRRIGRADQAFAEHQRLTRDALVARAAREAERRQNRDLHDTVLGTLTMVGLGAVPGRSAVFSERCAADLRALVALTDGGPVPGDGPVPLDGRLRTVPDRLPELRVSLELASCAVPASVADAITDSAYAALSNVVRHAPGARATLRLTRDAVAVVVEVADDGPGFDPASVPPHRYGLRESVRGRMAAIGGRAEVRSAPGAGTLIRLEWPGVG, from the coding sequence ATGCCGGCCGTTGCCACTCCGACCGCGCCGCCGCCCGCGCTGGACAATCCGGCCGGCGGCGCGTTCGGCCTCATCTTCACCACGTTGCCGGCGCTGCTGCGGCTGACCTGCGGGCTGGTCGGCGCGGTGGTGGCGCTGTCGGTGCGTACCCCGCCGGTCGAGCCGGCCCTGCTGCTGCCCGGCGTGGCCGCACTGACCGGCTGGTCCGTCTGGTACGCCGCCCGCGCCCTGCGCCACGGGATCACCCCGGCCCTGGTCGCCGGTGACGTCGCGGTCACCGCGGTGGCCTGCCTGCTCATCCCCCGCCTGGTGGCGCCCGGGGTGCTGCCCGGCGAGGGCAGTTGGATCGCGGTGCTGGCCAGCACCACAGTGATCAACACGCAGGCCACCGCCCCGGCACGCTGGTCCATCCCGGCCGGGCTGCTGGTCACCGCCGCGTACGCGGCCGGGGCGCAGGGGGCCGGCAATCCCACCGAGGCCCGGGCGCACGCGGCCACCCTGCTGGTGCAGACCGCCTGCACGGCGATGATGACGGCCGTGATGCGCCGCCGGATCGGGCGGGCGGACCAGGCGTTCGCCGAGCACCAGCGGCTGACCCGGGACGCGTTGGTCGCCCGGGCCGCCCGGGAGGCCGAACGCCGGCAGAACCGCGACCTGCACGACACGGTGCTCGGCACGCTGACCATGGTGGGGCTCGGCGCGGTGCCCGGGCGGTCGGCCGTGTTCAGCGAACGGTGCGCCGCTGACCTGCGTGCCCTCGTCGCGCTGACCGACGGCGGCCCGGTGCCGGGCGACGGCCCGGTGCCGCTGGACGGGCGGCTGCGGACGGTGCCCGACCGGCTGCCGGAGCTGCGGGTGAGCCTGGAGCTGGCGTCGTGCGCGGTGCCCGCCAGCGTGGCCGACGCGATCACCGACAGCGCCTACGCCGCGCTGTCCAACGTGGTCCGGCACGCGCCGGGCGCACGGGCCACGCTGCGGTTGACCCGGGACGCTGTCGCCGTCGTGGTCGAGGTGGCCGACGACGGCCCCGGCTTCGACCCGGCCAGCGTCCCACCGCACCGGTACGGGCTACGCGAGTCGGTCCGTGGCCGGATGGCGGCGATCGGTGGGCGGGCCGAGGTGCGCTCGGCGCCCGGCGCGGGCACCCTGATCCGGCTGGAGTGGCCCGGTGTCGGCTGA
- a CDS encoding lysophospholipid acyltransferase family protein, producing MPELVYPPVIAAAKTMFRVLDLKITIEGAHHVPRTGGAVLASNHVSYLDFIFAGLGAHASHRLVRFMAKQSVFGHRIGGPLMRGMKHIPVDRQAGAASFRTAVDALKRGEVVGVFPEATISRSFTVKELKSGTVRMARSAKVPVLPVAVWGTQRLWTKGRPRTLTRRHTPITILIGEPIDPADFPDVNVLSAELTTRLSALVDRAQREYPDSPAGPDDTWWQPAHLGGSAPTLEEAAALDAAGEHRAPSV from the coding sequence ATGCCGGAGCTCGTGTACCCGCCCGTTATCGCCGCCGCCAAGACGATGTTCCGGGTCCTCGACCTGAAGATCACGATCGAGGGCGCCCATCACGTACCCCGCACCGGCGGGGCAGTGCTGGCCAGCAACCACGTCAGCTACCTCGACTTCATCTTCGCCGGCCTGGGTGCACACGCGTCGCACCGGCTGGTCCGGTTCATGGCCAAGCAGTCGGTCTTCGGGCACCGGATCGGCGGTCCGTTGATGCGCGGGATGAAGCACATCCCGGTGGACCGGCAGGCTGGCGCGGCCTCGTTCCGCACGGCCGTGGACGCGCTCAAGCGCGGCGAGGTGGTGGGCGTCTTCCCCGAGGCGACGATCAGCCGGTCGTTCACCGTCAAGGAGCTCAAGAGCGGCACGGTCCGGATGGCCCGCTCGGCGAAGGTGCCGGTGCTGCCGGTCGCGGTGTGGGGCACCCAGCGGCTCTGGACGAAGGGCCGCCCACGCACCCTCACCCGCCGGCACACCCCGATCACCATCCTGATCGGCGAGCCGATCGACCCGGCGGACTTTCCGGACGTGAACGTGCTGTCCGCCGAGCTGACCACCAGGCTCAGCGCGCTCGTCGACCGGGCGCAGCGGGAGTACCCGGACTCGCCGGCCGGCCCGGACGACACCTGGTGGCAGCCGGCGCACCTGGGCGGCAGCGCACCGACACTGGAGGAGGCCGCCGCCCTGGACGCCGCCGGTGAGCACCGCGCCCCCAGCGTGTGA
- a CDS encoding MBL fold metallo-hydrolase yields the protein MGRLAWSTYVAPAKPVVSTNLPPGESRELWSPTSSTLIYGDRDAVLVDALLTVDEGRALADWVAANGRNLTTIYITHGHGDHFFGAAAVLERFPQARMVAPRGVVEKMRVQLGEQWLDGVWRKGFPDQLAEHPPMAEPLAGNTIDLEGEQLVAVEAGHTDTDRTTVLHVPSLGLVVAGDVVYNDVHLYLAEAGNDGIQSWYAALKMVNSLRPCVVIAGHKRDGADDDLTNVEETRRYLEEVEAAAQRTGSAEELYAAIIERYPDRINRAVAWKSAQALKS from the coding sequence ATGGGACGGTTGGCCTGGTCAACCTATGTCGCCCCGGCCAAGCCGGTCGTGTCGACGAACCTGCCGCCGGGCGAGAGCCGCGAGCTGTGGTCGCCCACCAGCTCGACGCTGATCTACGGCGATCGCGACGCCGTCCTGGTCGACGCGTTACTGACCGTCGACGAGGGCCGGGCCCTGGCCGACTGGGTCGCGGCGAACGGCAGGAACCTCACGACGATCTACATCACGCACGGCCACGGCGACCACTTCTTCGGCGCGGCAGCCGTGCTGGAGCGCTTTCCTCAGGCGCGGATGGTGGCACCTCGCGGCGTGGTGGAGAAGATGCGCGTTCAGCTCGGGGAGCAGTGGCTCGACGGTGTCTGGCGCAAGGGTTTCCCCGACCAGCTCGCCGAGCATCCACCGATGGCGGAGCCGTTGGCCGGTAACACGATCGATCTTGAGGGCGAGCAGTTGGTCGCCGTCGAGGCGGGCCACACCGACACCGACAGGACGACCGTGCTGCACGTACCGTCGCTCGGTCTCGTCGTCGCAGGCGACGTGGTCTACAACGATGTCCACCTGTACCTCGCCGAGGCGGGCAACGACGGCATTCAGAGCTGGTACGCGGCCCTCAAGATGGTCAACTCGTTGCGGCCGTGCGTGGTGATCGCCGGGCACAAACGTGACGGCGCGGACGACGATCTGACCAACGTCGAGGAGACCCGCCGCTACCTGGAGGAGGTCGAGGCCGCCGCGCAGCGTACGGGAAGTGCCGAGGAACTGTACGCGGCGATCATCGAGCGCTACCCGGACCGGATCAACCGTGCCGTGGCCTGGAAATCCGCCCAGGCGCTCAAGAGCTGA